The Nicotiana tomentosiformis chromosome 2, ASM39032v3, whole genome shotgun sequence genome includes the window ATCAACTTGGAATTAAATTAGAACTTCAATATTGAGAATAAATAAGTTTTAAAAGTAGTATAGATAATTAAAACCCTCAACTGAAATTTACGTACCGTTGTTGTTTTCTAATGAACAATATAAATTCAAGTGTTTACGTATACCTTTATGTATTTGTGTGTTTatcttttttaattaaaaaggaaACTGAAATTTTCAAAAGAATAGATTTTAggcaaaaatataaaaaaggaaTTATTACATAAATAACCGGCCAaattcaatatttattttttctaggtGGTATATATAGACTAtacacacttatatatatattatacatatattatatatgtgtTTGCTATTTATAGTTTAAGAGATTAGGTGCGCAACTATTGAGTTAATTCTTCTAGATCGAAGAACATAATATACTTATTAACAATCTTTAACAAAAGCCCAAGCACAAGAGTTTTTCACGTAAGGTAGGCAATGACACTTGGCAGCCGCTTGTAATGGCATCATTTAAAAAATAGCTAGTTTTCAATACATATTTAAGGTTTAGCCACTCTATATAAGTAGTAATTATAAGTTTTTTTCCACAGTTTCGTTATATCTAACTTTCAGAGTTCATTAGATATTTGATTTAAACTAAAAATTGCTGATTTTTAACGAATTTAAACAACCAAACTGTTCATTGAAAAAAAACAATTAAAACTATGAGACTAGTAAATTACTTATTTCAAAACATAAGTGACCATTTTTGTAATTTTCTCGATTTTGAGTAGTGGCAAGGTGTTCAGATCTCAAGGTAAAAAGGCTTTTCTTCGCCGTTTTAGGGTTTTAGGACTCTTCcttatctctctcaaaagaaaCCTAATTTCTCAAATTCCTCACTCATTCTCAGCCATGACTGCTGCTCAATCGCAAGAAGAGCTCTTAGCCGCTCATCTCGAACAACAGAAGATTGAAGTAACTCTCCATTAATTTTTGTTAAAATTGATTTAATAGTTCGATTTATTGTTTTGTAAGATTCGTTTATTGTTTGAGATTTATCTCAtactcttttaattttttattttgttgtaCTTACGTGCTTGTCTTGTGACTGTCTGGGTTAAGTGAAATAGAAAAAATTGTATTTGTAGAGAAATTGGGAGATAAATTAACTTTTTGAGAAAAGACCTGTTAACACTTAATATACATGTTCATATGGTAAAAATTTGATTTCTGAGGCTATTAAATTCCTGGGTACTTCTCAGTTTGGAAATTGAAAAAAAGCAAAGATATGTAAAAAGACTGATGATTCACTGTTTTCCTCCAGAAATTTTGAATGGTCTTTCCAATTGAAAGATTGAACATTTTTTTTAAGGTATGTATCGAGATATTGAATTAGCTGAGCCCCTTTAAATGGGCCCTGTTCAATCTGGATTAGTTGGGCTAGTAGGTTCCGGTTACTAGATGGTTAAACAAAAAAATAGCTTTCTGGGTGTTACAATTGCATTGGGAGGCTAGTTAATTGTTCAgaaatgaaaaataataaagatTTGGAGAACAAAAATTAATTTAGTTGTTCACCATGGAGGCTCTAAATGATGTTTTAAGTGAAAGTTTTAATTTTGTTATAAAGAGGTAAGAGTTTGAAACTTTCGAGGCTACTAACAGAATTAGTAGGATTAATTTATGAACAGAAGTGtaaagaaagaaggaaaatgcAGTAAACGCTTCTTTGGTTCATATGTGGATGCTAAAATTGATAAACTTTAAGTGTATTCTCATTGTTTGGCATTAAAATATCTTTTCTCAAGAGAGAACAGGTCATTTTGCTCTTTGTGTAAGcttttatgtttttaaattgttcTCTTGTAGTCTGAGGAACCTATTATcgaggatgaagaagatgatgacgatgacgatgatgatgatgacaaagatgatgatgatgatactgAAGGTAAATGTAGAACCTAACTGTTAATTCTGAGTCCTGCTTAGGTTAATATTCTGTCAGTTCACATAAAGATGGTATCATATCATTCAACATATCAATGCCAGTAGTGGTGGAGATGCCCTTTAGATAGGGATGCCATCTGACACCCCTtcgcaaaaaaaaaaagtttcttACACGTGTGAAAGTACTTTTCTAAGAAACAATTATATGCATATAATAGGATAAAAAATctttaaaataatataaagtaatATCAATATGAGACAGGAAGTAAAGCCTCAAAACCAACATAGTCCTAGACCCTAAACCACCTGCGGAATTATGATAATAGACCAACACCGCTTGCATAAAATCTTGTGTACCTGACTTTATTGTAATTTTCTTGttctatatattttttgtattccCTTCTTGATTTTTTAAGATGCAGTTTGATAGGTACCAGGATTAAGGAGTTAATTGTGTATATAATCTATTTCGTGACAAGGAAAGTCTTATTTTTAAGTGTTTGTATTTAAGTTTGTCTGCTTGGAAAGGTCATTATAGGCTTTAAATTGTTTAATAAACTGGACttcttgaagttgtgaaagctgattaacttttttatttgtttttttgtaAGTTTGTTAGCGTTTTAGTTTATTCCCAATGTAGGAAATATCTCACATAAAATGCAATAGAGATAGTGTTGATGTTTGCAATCTGTTTGGCACATTAATAGTTACCCCTGTCCCTTTCACCCATTTGTTATTCTTAgttatttttaagaaaataaagaCTAGAGCTTGCTTTTGTTCTAATCTCTTGTAAGTTAAGCATGTACATCTAtttatcaaataaaatttttgtgaattgattcatgtttttagttaATTTTCCTGATTAGTTCCCATTAGGCATAGATTTAGATCGTGTCCGATGGATTTGGCCTCCTGTCTGAGACAAAAAATCTCCTGAACCTTTCCATTCCAACCAACGAAGGCATGAATATTATTCTCTATCCCCTAACCATGTCTAAAATTTTAATTGAGGTACAGCCTGATATTTCATTTGAGCTGGTAATAAAGGTTTATTTTACCTGCAATTCATCTTTTCGAGGTGGTGTGAACTTATCTGCCTTTTAACCCTACATATTTGGGTGTAGTGATTTGAAATTTATACATTTTGATACTCTTAAGTGTTATTTATCCACAAATAAAGTCATATGGGAATCTTATTTTAACAGCCACACAATTTGTAAAAAATTTCAATAAAATCCTTTTTTTAGGTTTTAATTGTGATCCTATATGTTATTTACAATACTGACAATAGATAAGTTTGAAATATTATTGAATAAACACTTGTGTTGGATGATAAGTTCCAATTTCAGGGTATTTCAAATAACCAAGCTAAATGGGTGAATATGTATTAGAAGGTTGGCTCCAAAGGGATGGCTGCCCTCTACCAAAAGTTCACCGCAAAATATGGACAAGCTAAACCCGTAGAAATGAAATTATATCAAAAACTAACAAAAGTcgttaattaaaaaaaaacaaaagtcaTCGTGTTCGCCTAAAGGGATCCTTAAGAACCAAGATCTTAATGTTGGAAGTTGCATTTGGTTTAAATAGGAGTGCTACATATTTATCTCTGTCCTGATGCAACAACTGAAAGGCCAGGTGAGTTCTTCATCTCTGATTATTGTGGTAATACTTAAATGTATTATTGTGGGCAGAACTCGGAGATGGTAGTGGTAGGTCAAAGCAGAGCAGGAGTGAGAAGAAGAGTCGCAAAGCTATGCTGAAGCTAGGAATGAAGCCAATCCCAGGGGTCAGCCGTGTAACTGTCAAGAAGAGCAAAAATGTTAGTTGACATTATTATTTTCTCACTTCTCTTTTTCCCTTGTTTTGTTTTAATTCTATTTTAGTTGCTTATGTTGTAGCGATAACTTTCTTCtgattctttgttgatttctacTTCAGATTCTATTTGTCATCTCAAAACCAGATGTTTTCAAGAGCCCAAATTCAGATACATATGTCATATTTGGTGAAGCAAAGATTGAGGATTTGAGCTCGCAATTGCAGACTCAAGCTGCAGAGCAGTTTAAGGCACCTAATCTGAGCAATGTTATATCGAAGCCTGAGCCATCGACTGTGGCTCAGGATGATGAGGATGTGGATGAGACTGGTGTAGAACCAAAGGATATAGAGTTGGTGATGACTCAAGCAGGAGTCTCCCGAGCTAAAGCTGTCAAAGCTCTCAAGGCTGCTGATGGTGATATTGTCTCTGCTATCATGGAGCTTACAAATTAGGATGTCTGCTAGGAATGCTGTCCCAATCTTCTGAGCAGTGCTTTCTTTGAAAAAACATTCAGGTCGTGAGTTTTAAAGGTTTTGAGTTGCTGCCTCTTTTTATCTGTGTGTTCTGTTCATCATACCAGATTGGATTGTTATGTAAGAGGGAAGGTTTAACTTATGCTGCACCTTTCTGTCTAACTAAATCTTGTCTCGATCAGTCTTCTTGCTCCATTACCGGGGTGCAAACGAGCCAGGCTAAACAACCTATCTTGATCCCAAATTACTCAACTTTGTTCCATGCTTTTGAACTGAAAATTTATGAACATCGCAAAAGCTTTTACATTTATTCTGTGATATCGATGTGAAATGTAGTGAACTATTACTACTCTTTTGctaaaaatattaatataaatcaACTGAAGTTAATGTTAAAGGCAAAGGTAGTGGCCCTAAATTTTCTGGATCAACACTTGAAAATGTCTTAATTGCTCAAGGGGATATAGCAGAAGAAACGGGTTGATCGCAAACTTTTTTACTTTGTTTTGAAAGTGTTTTCTCAGAGGAAATTTCACATTAAAGTTGAATCATCCTAATAAAATTAGTAAATGAAAGCAAGTCCTTCCAAGGTCATGTACTGTTTGATTGAGATAGTAAAACATTCACTAAATCGACTTATTTTATGTTAACATTTTGCAAAATCTCTAGTAACAAAATTGTTGGTCCATCAATCCAATATTGTGACTTATATTCTCTAATTTGTAATATTAGTCAGTTCAACATCACTCTATGTATATATATCCTCGATACAtagtccaaaaaaaaaaaaaaaattgagggCCAGACAATTCGGATTCTTCTTTCTTCCATTGTTGTTATAACCCAAATAAAGAATCCAAACCATTAGTTTCCCTTCTATTCTGTTCTATTAGTATCCGTACACGCTCGTTGTGCGGagaataataaatataatttttcataagaaaatatatcTTGAAAATACGGCAGATACAAAGGAGCATGGAAATGTTATTATTTTTGGAACATGTAAATGTAATTGATATTCCTACAATGAAGTCATAAGGAAGCACAATAAAGAAACATATAGTTATTTCATGAACTCCAATATAATATTCTTTATAGCCTCAAAAAAGCAAGCAATGTATATCAGCTAGAGTGCAACAAACAAAGGTTTTTAATACCCTAAAAATTCAGAAAGACGACAAAGCCATAGTCTTTTTTGTGTCTTTCATTTTTTGAACTCAATTATATATAAATCTTTAATTAATAAAGTTAAGCAATGACGACAACTTCAAGACATCACATCCTGTGAAATTGCTAGTTtagttaaaaaaatttaaataccaCAACATATATCACTTCTGCAATCAACttcaataaaatttaaaaataaaattttgcatCACAAATCAAAGCTCAAGTAGCAGACATACAAAGTAACTTCAGTAACAATCCGAAGCAAAGTTAACATATGTATGTTAAATAAACTTAGAAACGTAACCTGAACTTTTGGGCATAATAAACAGGCAGTTACAAAGCCAAATCAGGTTAAAAGGGTATATTTAATTTACGCCAAAGAAGAAAGACAGAGGACAATTGCAATGGATTAAAGAGACTGCATAACAATCAAATTTATCTCTTCTCAAAAGACATGATCAGTTTTAATTGTTTGTAATTTTAAGAACAATAGTATATGATTTTATAGTGCAAATCTGTATATATTGATAAAAGTTCATACCATTCTTACGCAAGGAATATTTAGCATGTTTCTGCTTCCGTATGCATATTCAATTTTTTCTTGTGAGTTTCTTCTGTTCTTTCATGTCAAATTGCCTAGAAACTGAATTTGGTGTGAGAAGTTGTAGAGCCGTTTGAATAAGAGATACCAGTTCGCTGATATAGGGCATATAGTGCGCCTCTATTTTGCtctaaatgaattttttttttttagatagATAGATTTAAAGTCGTTTTAATTAAgtactaatattttattttaatattagcCCCGcatagaattttttttatttgttttgctAATATGGTAGTAATTGTTTGCCAattatttttactttatattgGCTTTCCTTATATTCAGTTTTAACAAATATTTTACCAAGTAACTTCCCAAAAACGTGAGATTCCGTGAGTTAACTGAATTGgagatttaataatttttaagttttttttttaaatttcaaataatttttgaatctCCAAATTTGTTGGAGGTTTGTCCTAAATTTTGACACatgttgaatttttattttgacaCTTGGCATAATCATATGGATTTGCTTTTCttattctatatagatagatagatagatttaAAGTCGTTTTAATTAAgtactaatattttattttaatattagcCCCGcatagaattttttttatttgttttgctAATATGGTAGTAATTGTTTGCCAattatttttactttatattgGCTTTCCTTATATTCAGTTTTAACAAATATTTTACCAAGTAACTTCCCAAAAACGTGAGATTCCGTGAGTTAACTGAATTGgagatttaataatttttaagttttttttttaaatttcaaataatttttgaatctCCAAATTTGTTGGAGGTTTGTCCTAAATTTTGACACatgttgaatttttattttgacaCTTGGCATAATCATATGGATTTGCTTTTCttattctatatagatagatagatagatttaAAGTCGTTTTAATTAAgtactaatattttatttttatattagcCCCGcatagaattttttttatttgttttgctAATATGGTAGTAATTGTTTGCCAattatttttactttatattgGCTTTCCTTATATTCAGTTTTAACAAATATTTTACCAAGTAACTTCCCAAAAACGTGAGATTCCGTGAGTTAACTGAATTGgagatttaataatttttaagttttttttttaaatttcaaataatttttgaatctCCAAATTTGTTGGAGGTTTGTCCTAAATTTTGACACatgttgaatttttattttgacaCTTGGCATAATCATATGGATTTGCTTTTCttattctatatagatagatagatagatttaAAGTCGTTTTAATTAAgtactaatattttatttttatattagcCCCGcatagaattttttttatttgttttgctAATATGGTAGTAATTGTTTGCCAattatttttactttatattgGCTTTCCTTATATTCAGTTTTAACAAATATTTTACCAAGTAACTTCCCAAAAACGTGAGATTCCGTGAGTTAACTGAATTGgagatttaataatttttaagttttttttttaaatttcaaataatttttgaatctCCAAATTTGTTGGAGGTTTGTCCTAAATTTTGACACatgttgaatttttattttgacaCTTGGCATAATCATATGGATTTGCTTTTCttattctatatagatagatagatagatttaAAGTCGTTTTAATTAAgtactaatattttatttttatattagcCCCGcatagaattttttttatttgttttgctAATATGGTAGTAATTGTTTGCCAattatttttactttatattgGCTTTCCTTATATTCAGTTTTAACAAATATTTTACCAAGTAACTTCCCAAAAACGTGAGATTCCGTGAGTTAACTGAATTGgagatttaataatttttaagttttttttttaaatttcaaataatttttgaatctCCAAATTTGTTGGAGGTTTGTCCTAAATTTTGACACatgttgaatttttattttgacaCTTGGCATAATCATATGGATTTGCTTTTCTTAttttatatagatagatagattacaCTTTCATTTTCCAGTCAAAGCAACGAGTCTTTATGTGGACGAGGAAATGATAAAAGAGAAAAGCATACTGTTATTCAACAACTAAGCAACCACAACACACACCAGCAGCAAGAGTTCCCGCATTCTCCACAGAACCACGAGGAGATTGCATCCCCACAGGTCAACTGGTTGCCCTTGTCGCCACAACAAGTATTGCCGGAGAATCTGGACATCGAGGATCAACTAACCCCACTAGAGCCATTATCCCCTTTGAACATGGAGGAGGCAGTGGCTATAATGCTCGATCCCGAACAACAGGCGCCATTCATCCTCGATCAAATTCTCCGGAACATCACACTGCAGGAATCACTGTCAATTACAGTCCACGAAAACAGAGAAAAAGGTGCTTTATAAATGTCCCAACAAACGTCATGAGGATTGCGATGAACATCCGCTCCTACCCACTCTCAATCCTCCACAAATATGTTATTTCGATAATTCCAACACTGACGGGGGAGGACATCTCGATGGACAATGGGGTCGACCACCCACTGACCACCCATTTGCGCATGTCACTAGCTCCGGGCGAGAGTTTGAGGATCGTTAATGAGCCCCAGATGAAGATACTTCTTTGAAACTGCAGAGGGTGCAACAACCCTGAATTCAGGCGGAGCTTCAAGGACCTCATAGACTGGAACAACCCTTCCATCATCTGTCTTACAGAGAAACGCATGTAGAGTCACTACGGTCTCATGGATTTTGTTAACTTTACTGACCTATTTGATTTACTGCAGATGGATACTCAGGAGGTGCTGCCCTAATGTGGAAGCAGGAAGAGCTTGAGCCCGACCCAGTCACCACTACTGATTAGGTGATCCATGTCAATATCTAGGTTAGAGGAACATCACACTGTTGGCTTTTATCCTTAGTTTATGCAAGTACGAACCTAGCTAATAGAATATTTTTATGAAATAACCTAGAAACTGTAGCTAAGAATCATACTATGCCATGACTTCTCTGTGGGAATTTTAATGAAGTAACATCTACTTTCGAAAAGTTTGGAGGAAGACCAATAAATAATGTTAGGATGGCTGCCTTTCTAAAGTGCATATAAAATCTCAATATGATTGACGTAGGGTTCATGGGACCCAGGTTCACGTggacaaataaaagaaaaaaaagggccACCAAATCCTGGAATGGCTAGACCGCTTCTTTGCCAACCTGGACTGGGTGGGGACATACCCAGATGCGCATGTGGCTCATTTGTCCCGTACGTACTTTGATCATTGTCCCGTTATCTTGAAATTAACAAAACCTATGAATAAATCCGCTTACATATTCCGCTTTGAAACAATGTGGTTATACCATCCTGATTTTAACATATCGTTAACTATCATTGGTCAAACAACATATGTTACATGAATGCCATATCATCCTTTACGAAACATGTGGAGTCATGGAGCAAGAGCACTTTTGGAAATATCTTCCAAAAGAAACAAACATTACAAAATAGAATATTAGGTATCCAAAGTATGCATCCTACCTACAAAAGGGACTTCCACATAGACCTTGAGGAACAACTCATTCTCGAATATAATGGAATCTTAAAAAATGAAGAGGACTTCTAGAAATTAAAATCTTGAGTCCAATGGTTAAATGATGGAGATGCCAATACTAAATTCTTCCACATCTCGGCTATCCATCGAAGCAAGAAAAATAAAATCCTAGGACTCGATGACTCTGTAGGCAATTGGATTTTTGACTGACAGAATATACGGAACATAATCTTAATCACTTTACAGACATTTACACTAATGAATTACCCTTTTGGTCTAGACATGTTACCAATAATCCAAGCACTCTCAATATCCTCAGTGACAGAGATAAATAATTTCTTAGTTGAGACTTAAATGCCTTAGAAATTCACAAAGCAATAAAGTCTTTTAAGCCACTCAAAGCACCCGGACCAGATGGTATTCAcccaatattttttcaaaaatattgggCGGACACAAGTCCCTCAATTATCAACACATCCTCACAAGATTTCCAAATCCTTACAATTGACCCTAAGATAAATAAGACATATGTATATCTTATCCCTAAGATAAAAAATCCACAGTACATCTCCCACTATAGACCTATTAGCCTTTGCAACACGATTTACAAGACAATTACCAAAATTATTGTTAATAGGATATGACCATTCCTTAACAAAATAATTAGCCCTAATCAGTGCGGCTTCATTTCGGGAAGATGTGCTATTGATAATGCAATGATAGTTCAGGAAGCTATTCACTCCTTTAAAAAGAATCGAGGAGGCATAGGGAAAATGATGCTTAAACTAGACTTAGAAAAAATATTTGATCGCCTGGAATTTTCGTTTAATCGAAACTCCCTACATGCCCTCAACTTTCCTGTCAAATTAATAACACTAATTATGAATTACATCTCAACATCATCTACCTCTATCATAGCTAATGGTCAACCGACCGATTTATTTAAACCTTCTCATGGCATACGCCAAGGGGACCCACTGTCACATACCTCTTTATCATATGTATGCAATCAGTTACTAGGTACATTGACCATGTTGTGGACATTTGTCA containing:
- the LOC104121179 gene encoding nascent polypeptide-associated complex subunit alpha-like protein 1; translation: MTAAQSQEELLAAHLEQQKIESEEPIIEDEEDDDDDDDDDDKDDDDDTEELGDGSGRSKQSRSEKKSRKAMLKLGMKPIPGVSRVTVKKSKNILFVISKPDVFKSPNSDTYVIFGEAKIEDLSSQLQTQAAEQFKAPNLSNVISKPEPSTVAQDDEDVDETGVEPKDIELVMTQAGVSRAKAVKALKAADGDIVSAIMELTN